The uncultured Trichococcus sp. DNA segment TTCCCCCAGCAAAGTAAATTGGACGGTGCCATCTTCCTTGAACATGTCTTTGTGCAAGGCTGGTGAGAGTTGGAAGGAAAGCTGTTTTGTTTCCTTGTCATAGGTGAAGGGCCCTTCACCGATAAACATTCGGACCCACATGTTCAGGAACTCAACCGTCGACCCACTGAGTCGTGCCACGAACCCTTTTCCATGAATGCTCTCATCGGGGTTTGCACTGCTGGCGATAAAGGAAGAATTCTCCAGGATGCTTCTGCCGTAAATGTTCGGATCCAAGTTGGGGATCAGCATGGTGGCAAGGTCTTCATAAAAAGCGTCATATAAACCACTTTTCAATAATTCCAGTAAATACTTGTAAGTCATATGCAGGAAGACCGATTCATTCTCCAGCCACCCCGGGGTGAAGAATTTAGCTCTCCCCAGTTCAATGGGTTCGTTCGTCAGTGGGCCGCTCGTCTTGTACATTTGCAGTTTACGGTCATAAATTTCCGATTCCCTGACAGCTTGGTAGATTTTTTGTGCTTCAATTGTGCTGTCGGTGACTTTCAGCTTTTTGACCAGCCCCTCCAGAAATGGTGTCACCGTATGAGGTGTCAGCGTTTCGCCTTTTTTTTCAAAGTAGAAGTATGTCGGCAGCAAAGCTTGTCCATTATAGTTTTCCACTGCCTCGATGGCCTGATCCACTCGCTTGGCTAAGTCTTGAATCAAGCTTCGGCTCTCCTCTTGGCTGAAGCTTGCCATTTCTCCGGAAAGATTCTGGTAGATAGCCTCCCGATACGTTTCGAGGATGCTGGTTGTTTGTTCCCAGAACGCTTGGTCATCCGCTTGCATGAATCTGAGTTGTTCATGGAGCTCTTGAAGGAATCGGACTGCTTCGCTTGGGAGTGATTGGACGCTTCCGCTTGGATCCACTTGCCCGATAAAGGTCAACAGCCGTTTCAGTTCAAATAACTCAGACGTGCCGGATCCGAACAATCCCGGCAACCCATTCAAGGCATCATTCCAGCCCGGTTTCCCGGCTTCCATCGCGATGCCATAACCAAACGGCGCGATGGTTGCCGCTTTGGTGGCGGCCAACAAGAGGAGTTTGGCGTAAAGGGTTGTCGTGAGGGGTTCTTGGTTCGGTGCTTCTACCCATTGACCATTCTCATCCTCCTGATGGCGGATAGCATGATACTGTCGGTATTTGTTGTCTTTCTGGACATATTTCTTGAACCGCGGTTGGACAAAAGCCTTATTTTGATAATACTTGTATGGATGTTCAAACAATAAGTCCTCTTGCTTATCCGGATAAATAGCCAGATAGCTTTCGATGAGATCTAAGTTGTAGGTCCAGTGATCAATCCAGAAGCCTTCGCCATGATCCGCTTCCAGATTCTCGCTGCTGGCGCACAGGACGTAGGCCAGCAGCTCCTCAAAAGAGCCGGTCAGGGCAATGTCGTTTTCTTCGACAAAACGCAACAATTCGCCCGGTTCAAAGGATTTCTCAAAGAAGGCGAGCAGCCTCTTCCCCTGTCCTGCATCTTTCAGGAATGGGGCGATGTCTGTGCCGGTGCCCTTGAAGGTAAACAGGACCTTTTTGATGACGAGCGGATTGTAGCCATCCAATTGGATCAATTCCATGAAATGGTGGATATTGGTAGCTCCCACTTCAGGGGTGAAATAAATATCCATCCGTCGGTTTTGATTGATATCGCGATAGTTTCCATTCCCTTGTGAGTAATAAGTAGGCGACGTCGAGAAAAAGTTATAATCCCTTTCCAAATCGCCATGTTTGCGCGAATAGACATAATAGGTTTGCCGCTTGTCCTTATGCGTGTGGATCGTTGGAAAACCGCCCCGCAGCCCATTATCCAAGTAAGATTGCCGTGCATATTGATCAAATTTGGCATTTGCGGTGCTTGTTTGAACCGCATCGGTCAAGTCATCAGTCAATGCTTGTGCAGTCACCAACGCTCGTCTTATTGTGTCTTCGTTAAAGTGTCGGGATAGATACGCAGAGACTGTAGCCTCATCTTTCCCGTAACCAACCAGCGTCATCAATTCAACACTTTGTCCGGGTGAAAGTTCCCCCTGCCATAGCGTAAATCCGGCAGAGACTCGATTGGTGCTGACTTGATTTTGCTTGCTTATTTCAGAAACAGGGTTCTGATTAAAATGTTGCGCTTTGCGCAATGTCTCATCCATGCCGAAAATGAGCTGGCGGTCGAAAATGATTGTTGCTGGTGAAGCTTGTTCATTCTCCTTTACCAGGGACGCATAGAAGTTACCGCTGTGCATCTCTTTCACATCCTCGGTATCCGCTGTGCTCCCGCGCAAATGATAGAAGTTAAAGAGATTGTCGACTTTTTTGACATCAAACCAACTCTTCAATGTATTACCCAACTCTTTGTAGACTGCATTTTCAACCCCCGCCGGGAGAATAGCCGCCAAGCCATCCGCTGCTTCCAGACTGACTGCTTGCTCGTTATCATTCGTGATGGTGACGGTACGAACCAGTGCCCCAATTGGTGCATGCGGCAAACTGTAATAGCGAACATGGATGCTCAGGTTTTCAACATGGTGTCTATAAGTCAATTCCAAGTGATTCATGCCGATTGTCATTGTTTCCGTGACGTTTCCGCTCGGTTCCGAGAACGGTTCAAAAGCGGTCGTTTTCCCTTTATTCGTCACTTTCAAAAAAGTCCGAAATCCTTGTAAAGGGGTATGTTGATAGGCTTTATCAGCCGGAAGAAATTCCGAGATTGCGGAGTCTTTATTCTCGATCCCAAAACTACTGATCGCTTGGCCGCGATTGATATAGAACGTCCAAAGCGGAATCCCTTTTAAGCCAACGATCCCTGGTAAAAAACTTGAGAAAGCTGAAGTCGTTTGATAGTTTTCGATGATGCATTCGTTTTTTTCGTTTAGTTTATACAAAGATTTGCACCCACTTTACTTATTTGACAGCGCCAGCCGAGATGCTGTTGATAATGTTTTTTGAGAAGAAGGCAAAAGCTAACATGATCGGCACCACAGAGATCGCGATTCCCAAGTACATCGCCCCCAGATTCATTGCGACGGGGGAACCATTCAAGGCACCCATCATAACCGGCAAGGTGAACTTGCTTGGTGTCCGCAACATGATTAATGGCGTCATATAGTTGTTCCATGTTCCGATGAAAGTGAAGATTGCTTGGGTCGCAATCGCAGGTTTGAGAATCGGCAAGACAATTTTATGGAACATATGGAGTTCTGTTGCTCCATCAATCCGGGCTGCTTCCAGAATGGAGACTTGCATCGAAGACACTAAATATTGGCGGAAGAAGAATACCGTGAAGGGCGCAGCAATCGCCGGAATGATTAAAGGCCAATAGGTGTCCAAAATCCCCAAGGTGCTGTTCAATTCATATTGCCCCAAGAGGCCAAGCTGACCTGGGACCATCATGACGATCAGGAAGCCACCAAAGATGATGCTCTTCCCTTTGAATTCGTAAAAGGCCATGGCAAAGGCGGTCAAGGCCGAGAAATAGGCGTTCAGCAAAGTCACACTCATCGCAACAAACAGACTGTTGGCAAAACCGCGCCAGACATCCATGTAGCTGATCAACACATCATAATTCTCTGCCAGAGATTTACCAGGGATCAAGGTGAAGCCACGCAGAATTTCGCCATTTGAGCGGGTCGCGTTGACAATCATCATGACAAAGGGAATGATCGAAACAATCGATAAGGTGATCAAAAAGGTATAGAGTACCACTTTCAAAATCTTGATGCGGCTGTTATAGCTTTTCTTTGTGGAAGCAGTGATTGGACTGACGCTGACTGTTTGGTCATTTTTCATGCTGAAGCTCCTTTCTTATCCGCTTTGCTGTACATGGTGCGGAAGATGATGATGGAAAAGACCACCGTGATCAAAAACAGACCATAGGCAATGGCGGATGCATAACCGAAGTTGTTGTATTTGAAGGCTTGATTGTACAAGTAAAGCACCATGGTGTTCAATGCCCCGCGAGGTGCCCCCATGCCGTCGGTCAACAACATCGGCAAGTCGAACATCTGCAATCCCCCGATAAGCGAAGTGATCATGACGTAGAGCATGATTGGCTTCAGTTGCGGTAAGGTAATGTAACGGAATCGCTGCCACCAGTTGGCGCCATCAATCAATGCTGCTTCCAGGTAATCTGTGGAAATGCCGGTGATGCCTGCCAACAGGATAATGAAGGTTTGGCCAAACCACATCCACGTGTTGATGGCCGATACGGCACCACGGGAATAAACGGCACTGCTCAACCAGTTGATCGGTTGTTTGATGATATTTAAATCCAACAGCATTTGGTTCAAGGCACCATAGTTCCAGTCCAGCACTAAGCTGAACAAGAGCGCCACTGATGCCACGGTAATGATATTCGGCAAGTAGAAGAGTGTCCGGAAAAAGCCGATACCTTTGATTTTAAGTTGGATATCAGAGAAAATGAGGGCTAAACCAAGTGCGATTGCTATTTGGAAGATAAACCCAGTCCCCCAGATAATGAGCGTGTTGAAAAGAGATTCTACGAAATAATTGTCCTGTGCCAAGCGCAAGTAATTGTCGATCCCAACAAAAGTAGCATTCCCAATGCCACCCATTCCGGAATAACTCGTGAGACTGAAGTAAAATGTCAACAAAATCGGGTAGATATTAAATGTTAAAAATACGATAACAAAGGGTGCTATATACAGATAAGCTTTATTTGAATTTTTACCCATTCCAATCCTCCTCAAGATTAAAAATTAAATCCGGGATTCTTTCGAAAGAACCCCAGATGATAAGTCAGTTATTTTTCATCAGGTGTAATAATATCCGGGAAGGCATTATTGACTTGATTATAGAATTCTTGAATCCCTTCTTCTTTGCTGATTTGTTCTTCAACGTAAGCGCCGACTTGGGCACCGAACAATTCATTCAATTGTTGGTCGTAAGGTGTGACAACACTGGAATCAATCTTCTCTGCTTCTTCCAAGAAGAATTCGTAATGGTTTTGGCCACCCAGGAAGTCATCGGAAATCTCGTCTTTGATTGCGTCGGTTACAGGTTTGTAGCTTAAGACGTCCCCTGTTTCTTTAGCCCATTCTGTCAGGAATTCTTCATCGTGTGTCATCATCTCGACAAATTTAAACGCTAGATCTTTCTTCTCGGATCCTTCATAGATGCCTAACCATGTTCCCCCCTCAAAGTACGGTGTCGGGCCATTCGTGACAGCCCAATCGCCCGCATTGGTATCCGCTTCTTGCTTGAAGACAGCATCCAGTGCCCAAGTTGGGAGTGCTACTGAGAATACTTCGATCTGACTATCTGCATTTGGATCTTCTTCTAATTCTTCCCAACCCATGTTATAGGTGATCGGCCCATTGAAGGACTCATACCAAGAAGGTGACCATGCCGGTGCAAGAGCAGAATATTGCTCATCTCTCAACGTTTTCGCATAGTCAAAATAGGAAAGGCGCTCATCGGTTACGATCAGTTCGTTATTTTCATTTACCCATGGCTGTGGATCGCTGCCACCCGTGGCAAAGCTGGTGAATTTGGATATGGATCCATCATCAGGGAACAAGGCGTAGCCCGCTTCTTTCATTTTTGCACCGACTTCGAACAGTCCATCCATGGTTGACATCATTGCGCCCACTTCTTTTGGATCATCCGTGCCTAAAACCTCTTTAGCAATGCTTCTGCGGTAGTAAATACCACCCGGAGTCGTTTGCCAAGAAAGTGCCCGCACATTGCCATCTTGATCTTTACCTAAGTCATAGACATATTCCACATAGTCGTCTTCCCATTCATTCACGTTGTAGGGATCTTCCGAAAGATTCGTCCAGTAGCCGGCATCCAACCATTGCTGCATGTATACGATTTCACCCGTGAAGATATCCGGTGCTCCATCACCGCTTTCCAAGACCGGTTGCATCGTTTGACGGTAATCCGCGGTCGGGATGATCTGCAGCTCGACTGTGACATCATAAAGCTCTTCAAACCGGTCGATTGGTCGTTGCAGTTCATCCGTAAAAGATGTGATGGTTAAATCCGGTTCAGGCTCGCCACAAGCTGCTAACGTTAAAGTCAAACCCACGATACTTAAAATACTTGCCCATTTTTTCATTTGTCATTGCTCCTCTTTCGTTATTAAGCGCTTACAACTAATGTAAAGCGCTTTACTTTTTAGCTAAAAATTTTTTGCTATGTTTCCATAACAAAAAATCACTATTTCTTCGGTTCGGCTGTTGTTGCCCGCTTGATCAACCGAACAGGAATCGTCTTCTTGACCGGCAAGCGATCCGGGTTCAGAATGCTCTCAATTGCCAACGCTCCTGCTTGCTGCCCAATTTTTTCTTTATCCTGTGCAATGGTCGTTAAAGCCGGTTCCATGTATTTGGCAATTTCGATATCGTCGAATCCCACAATCGATATATCTTCCGGAACACGCAAACCATACTCCTTGACTGCTTGGATTGCCCCGATCGCCATTTGATCCCCAGACACAAATACTGCGGTTGGTGGCTCCTCTAGGCGAAGCAGTTTCATCATGGCTGTCCGGCCGCCATCAGTTGAGTAATAGCCACCGTTCACGATATAGGTTTCCGGTATGTTCAGATGATGCGCGCTGATTGCATCATTGAATCCTCTCATTCTTTCTATACCAATGAATCCGGTGCTTTCCCCGTGGATATGGGCAATTTTTTGATGCCCTAAAGCGACTAAATGGTCGACCGCAATTACTGCTCCTTGGTAGTTATCACTGTACACGGAGTTGAAATCGCTCACGTCCATATCGATAAAGACACAAGGAATGCCCAATTCGCGATAGATTTCCAGATCGGATCGGTCGGAATCGGTACTGAAGACAACAATGCCATCCACACCCCTGCGGATGAGCTGGTCCGTGTAGTTTTCTTCGCCTTTGATACTTCTGGATACAAACAATAAGTCATAATTATACATATCGACGAACTTCCGGAACCCTTCAATTACAGGACCAAAAAAGGGATGGGCCATACCAACACCTAAATTTTCTGAGAAAACCACTCCAATCATGTTTGATTTTTTTGTTGCCAACGTGCGTGCAGACGAGCTTGGAACATAACCCAAAGTCCCGATAGCTTCCAGTACTTTTTTTCTGGCCCGATCACTCACATTCGTGCTGTTGTTCAACACTTTCGAAACAGTTGAAATGGAAAAACCAGCTTCTTTTGCGACGTCATAAATCGTAGCCAATTGTATTCTCCTCCCACGTTGCTCTAATTAAGTGAAGCGCTTTACTAACCCAAATATACGTATTCAGAAGATGTTTGTCAACCCTTTTTTAAATTTTATTATTGATTTGACAACCTTGTAAACGTTTTATACTATAAGGTGGAGTTATTCATTCTGTACAGAAAAAATAAAAAGGGGTGTAAAGGGCTTTATGTCAGAATCAGAAAGTACGTTGAGTCATGCTCTAATGCGGGGAATGCAGTTGTTATCTTCCCTCGTCTATTTAAACTTGTTGTGGTTTCTGGGCGTAGTTGCTGGGGGCGTTGTGCTCGGTATTGGCCCTGCAACGCTAAGCCTCTGTGCAGTTTTAAGGGAACTGATATGGGAACTGATATGGAATCAGCGGGAAATTGCAGTGGGGCCTTTCTTTCTTCAGGAGTATCAGCGACTTTGGAAGGAAAGCAACCGATTCATCTTTTTATTTTATGGGATTTATCTGTTTTTGTGGCTGGATTTCCGGGTAATCATGCGGTTTTCGCCCTCTATTGTTCCCGCTTTCGTTGTTTTGGCGGTCCTTGTCTTTCTAGTAACCTGTTATTTCATCGTTTTCTATCAGGTGTTTGATGGATCGTTACGGACGAAACTCAAGAATAGTCTCTTGCTTCCTTGGCTCTTTCCTGCGCAATCGTTGGGGATACTGGCTTTGGTCGGTGGGTTTCTGTTGTTGATTATGCGTTTTCCAGTTGTAGCGGTTCTTTTTTTGATGAGTGTCCCTTTCGCCCTGTTCCACTACATGCTGAGGAAGAAATACTGGCAGCATTTTCGTGGAAAAAATCAATAAAAATATTGAAACGATAACAACATTCCCCGTAAAAAATCCTACCTAGATGACAGTTTCTTTTTCCGAAATCCGCTTGGGATGCCGCTCTTTCGCTAAACGCATGCAAACAAACAGCTATTTTCGCTGGCTCTCCAAAAAATCCCGGAGCACGACGACGTGATTGATTTCCGGGTCCCGCGCGGCATAGACCAATGTGACATCGGCCGCTTCCAACTGCTTCAGGATCTCCGCTATGGCAGCAGCTGTCGACGGGTTCATCAACAGTTCCTCTTCATAGCGTTCCTTGAAGGCGGTAAATTTTTTGGGATCATGGTCGAACCATTTACGCAGATCCGGCGAAGGCGCGCTGTCCTTCAGCCATGCATCCAGCTGGGCAGTCTCCTTCTTGACTCCACGCGGCCACAACCGATCAACCAGGATCCGGAAGCCGTCCGCTTTTTCAGGTGTCTCGTAGATCCGTTTCATTTTCAAATTCATAAATACTCCTCCTCTTTTTGCTTCCCATTGATAATTCCACAGTGCAGTCGCTGAAATCAAATGAATATTTATTTGAGATTACAAATCATTTTCAAAAAAACATGTTAAAATATTGTCAATTAGTTCAAATCAAAAAAGCCGTTTTACGAACCATAGTGTACCCACTTTGCGTAAACGCTGATGGGTTAAGATTGCCGAGGAGGAGATTTTGTTATGAAAAAGATACTACTATTATTGGTTATTGGGATGGCAGGATATCTCATATTCACCGAAACCGATTTGATTTCCACCCGCACGAACAGGAGCTCCGAAACAGCTCTAGTTCAGGAAAAACTGGTGGAGCTGTCAGAATGGACGACACTAAAGTATGAGTACAGCGACGTCATCATCAGCCGAACAAACCAGAGTACTACAATATTCGGTCTCGGTGATTTTGACTATGCGGAAGCCATTAAGCTGATTGAGTATTCCGGCTATCTGAAAGCCGGGACCGATCTTTCTGAACTTCAGATGACCTATAACGAAGAAACCAAGCAATTATCAGTCAGAGTCCCAAAATCCCAGATACTCGATAACGTTGTGGAGACCGAAAAAACGAGAGTCGAAGACATTAAAGGCACTATTTTTTCGGATTATCCCAGCCAGATAATTTTTGATGAAATAAACGTCAATAAACAACAACTGGAAGAAGAGAAAATCAGTCAGGGCTTTTTGGATGAAGCGGATAAAAGAGTCGAATCATTGCTGACTTCATTTTTGAGTTCCAACGGCTTCGAGGATGCAGTCATCGAGTTCTATTGACAGGACTACTCGACTCTCGCATCCTGGAAACCCGACTCACTTGAACAGTAACTTGTAGAGCCCCGTCCACGCCAAAAAACCACCATCACGCTGACTCCGATCGATTCGCTCCCCGGAGTTGGTTTTTTTGGCGCAAGTTTTTCTCCGATGAGTGCACTCCTCATCGGAGCTCTAATTTTCCTCCGGTTAGGGTTCTCTCGCCGGAGGACAACACCCAAAAGATTATTACCTCCAACCAACGCGGCTTCGCCGGAGTTCCGCCGATCGCCACGCAGCCTCCTCCGGCCAGCATTCGCTCCCCGGAGTTGAATTCACAGACGCCACCTGTCCTCCGATGAGTGCACTCCTCATCGGAGCTGACCTCTACAGTTCATCCCCCAAGAGCACCAGTGTTTTGGTCATGTTTCCCAACGTACTCTTCTCGTTCTGAAGCTGTCCTTGCAGCTTTTCGAGGCTGTGCTCAAGCTGCTGCACTTCCAATATTTTTTCGATTATGTCGCTCTGGAACTGTTCCTTTCCGAGCTGTCTTGCATCCTCCAGTTGTTGTTTTTGCTGCTTGTACTGATGATACAGCATGGCCTCGGCTTGGCTTTTTGGGCCGCCTGCTGCTTCCATTCTTTCGCAGCGCTCGAATTGTTCTTTTGTCATTGTCATCGCGTTTCCCTCCAGATTGTTTTTTTGAAAACAAAAAACCCTTCTTTAAACAAGAAGAGTCGGGAATATCGCTTTGCTCTTCTTATCTCTCAGATTGCTCTGCAGGATTTAGCACCGTGCCCTTGCGCTCGCGCAGGGGTCGGTTGCTGAGATGTCATCGGGCCAGTCCCTCGATCTCTCTTGATAAAGAAGTTATTTAATTTTCAAATATATTATGTCATACCCTTGCGCAAAATTCAACTAATCGCCCATTCATTTATTTGATTTCTTAACTACATCTGTTCTACACACTTCCTTAGTATACTGAAGAAGGATCAAGCGATCCCGTGTTGTTGATCGTTTCATTTGTCCGATCAACA contains these protein-coding regions:
- a CDS encoding sugar ABC transporter permease, translated to MGKNSNKAYLYIAPFVIVFLTFNIYPILLTFYFSLTSYSGMGGIGNATFVGIDNYLRLAQDNYFVESLFNTLIIWGTGFIFQIAIALGLALIFSDIQLKIKGIGFFRTLFYLPNIITVASVALLFSLVLDWNYGALNQMLLDLNIIKQPINWLSSAVYSRGAVSAINTWMWFGQTFIILLAGITGISTDYLEAALIDGANWWQRFRYITLPQLKPIMLYVMITSLIGGLQMFDLPMLLTDGMGAPRGALNTMVLYLYNQAFKYNNFGYASAIAYGLFLITVVFSIIIFRTMYSKADKKGASA
- a CDS encoding DUF624 domain-containing protein, with the translated sequence MSESESTLSHALMRGMQLLSSLVYLNLLWFLGVVAGGVVLGIGPATLSLCAVLRELIWELIWNQREIAVGPFFLQEYQRLWKESNRFIFLFYGIYLFLWLDFRVIMRFSPSIVPAFVVLAVLVFLVTCYFIVFYQVFDGSLRTKLKNSLLLPWLFPAQSLGILALVGGFLLLIMRFPVVAVLFLMSVPFALFHYMLRKKYWQHFRGKNQ
- a CDS encoding DUF4230 domain-containing protein translates to MKKILLLLVIGMAGYLIFTETDLISTRTNRSSETALVQEKLVELSEWTTLKYEYSDVIISRTNQSTTIFGLGDFDYAEAIKLIEYSGYLKAGTDLSELQMTYNEETKQLSVRVPKSQILDNVVETEKTRVEDIKGTIFSDYPSQIIFDEINVNKQQLEEEKISQGFLDEADKRVESLLTSFLSSNGFEDAVIEFY
- a CDS encoding DUF488 domain-containing protein, producing MNLKMKRIYETPEKADGFRILVDRLWPRGVKKETAQLDAWLKDSAPSPDLRKWFDHDPKKFTAFKERYEEELLMNPSTAAAIAEILKQLEAADVTLVYAARDPEINHVVVLRDFLESQRK
- a CDS encoding LacI family DNA-binding transcriptional regulator, with translation MATIYDVAKEAGFSISTVSKVLNNSTNVSDRARKKVLEAIGTLGYVPSSSARTLATKKSNMIGVVFSENLGVGMAHPFFGPVIEGFRKFVDMYNYDLLFVSRSIKGEENYTDQLIRRGVDGIVVFSTDSDRSDLEIYRELGIPCVFIDMDVSDFNSVYSDNYQGAVIAVDHLVALGHQKIAHIHGESTGFIGIERMRGFNDAISAHHLNIPETYIVNGGYYSTDGGRTAMMKLLRLEEPPTAVFVSGDQMAIGAIQAVKEYGLRVPEDISIVGFDDIEIAKYMEPALTTIAQDKEKIGQQAGALAIESILNPDRLPVKKTIPVRLIKRATTAEPKK
- a CDS encoding ABC transporter substrate-binding protein — its product is MKKWASILSIVGLTLTLAACGEPEPDLTITSFTDELQRPIDRFEELYDVTVELQIIPTADYRQTMQPVLESGDGAPDIFTGEIVYMQQWLDAGYWTNLSEDPYNVNEWEDDYVEYVYDLGKDQDGNVRALSWQTTPGGIYYRRSIAKEVLGTDDPKEVGAMMSTMDGLFEVGAKMKEAGYALFPDDGSISKFTSFATGGSDPQPWVNENNELIVTDERLSYFDYAKTLRDEQYSALAPAWSPSWYESFNGPITYNMGWEELEEDPNADSQIEVFSVALPTWALDAVFKQEADTNAGDWAVTNGPTPYFEGGTWLGIYEGSEKKDLAFKFVEMMTHDEEFLTEWAKETGDVLSYKPVTDAIKDEISDDFLGGQNHYEFFLEEAEKIDSSVVTPYDQQLNELFGAQVGAYVEEQISKEEGIQEFYNQVNNAFPDIITPDEK
- a CDS encoding carbohydrate ABC transporter permease: MKNDQTVSVSPITASTKKSYNSRIKILKVVLYTFLITLSIVSIIPFVMMIVNATRSNGEILRGFTLIPGKSLAENYDVLISYMDVWRGFANSLFVAMSVTLLNAYFSALTAFAMAFYEFKGKSIIFGGFLIVMMVPGQLGLLGQYELNSTLGILDTYWPLIIPAIAAPFTVFFFRQYLVSSMQVSILEAARIDGATELHMFHKIVLPILKPAIATQAIFTFIGTWNNYMTPLIMLRTPSKFTLPVMMGALNGSPVAMNLGAMYLGIAISVVPIMLAFAFFSKNIINSISAGAVK